In Comamonas sp. lk, the following proteins share a genomic window:
- a CDS encoding universal stress protein, translating into MHKIMIAVDGSDASLEAVRHGIKLYEQGLKAHFVIAHVQKEASLLELATTDSDLIANASIDAGMDLIASAQDLLKAAGASYEVEISLGEAGNTLIDIADSNECDQIIVGATGQGGLSSILIGSVSREVARHSRLPVTIVKLPDAPETMDSADDDS; encoded by the coding sequence ATGCACAAGATCATGATTGCCGTCGATGGATCGGATGCTTCGCTGGAGGCCGTACGCCACGGCATCAAGCTGTATGAGCAGGGGCTGAAAGCCCATTTCGTGATTGCCCATGTGCAAAAAGAGGCATCGCTGCTGGAGCTGGCAACCACGGACTCCGACCTTATCGCCAACGCCAGCATCGATGCGGGCATGGACTTGATTGCCTCGGCACAGGATCTGCTCAAGGCAGCCGGTGCATCCTATGAAGTGGAGATCAGTCTGGGCGAAGCAGGCAATACCTTGATCGACATCGCCGATAGCAACGAGTGCGATCAGATCATCGTCGGTGCCACGGGGCAGGGCGGGCTCTCCAGCATTCTGATCGGCTCGGTCTCCAGAGAGGTGGCGCGCCACAGCCGTCTGCCGGTGACGATTGTGAAACTACCGGACGCGCCTGAAACCATGGACAGTGCGGATGACGACTCCTGA
- a CDS encoding DUF2145 domain-containing protein — protein MQNTGVVQAVAPARTLSTPIARALVLALGTALLAWAGSAQAGRSCENKPLTADVMAKGLNLALRTSQALDAEFKKNGTQVVLLARQGQDLSKYELQYSHYGWAYKSAEGPWRVAHKLNECGTAGGHVYRQGLGEFFLDDLWRYEAVIQVPTPAVQQALLKFLTAPTVLRLQSEPYSMISYAWGLKYQQSNQWATETLAAAMEPAAIQNRAQAQTWLQARGYEPSTLIIRAFSRLGGRMTAANIAFDDHPNDKRYASRIETVTVDSVTQWLQRAQLAAPVRTVQ, from the coding sequence ATGCAAAACACCGGCGTTGTACAGGCGGTTGCGCCTGCGCGTACCTTATCCACTCCCATTGCCCGAGCCCTGGTGCTGGCGCTGGGCACCGCTTTGCTTGCCTGGGCGGGTTCGGCCCAGGCGGGCCGCAGCTGCGAGAACAAGCCGCTGACGGCCGATGTCATGGCCAAGGGCCTGAATCTGGCCCTGCGTACCTCACAGGCGCTGGACGCCGAGTTCAAGAAGAACGGCACCCAGGTGGTGCTCTTGGCGCGCCAGGGCCAGGATTTGAGCAAGTACGAGCTCCAATATTCCCACTACGGCTGGGCTTACAAATCGGCCGAAGGTCCGTGGCGCGTGGCCCACAAGCTCAATGAATGCGGCACGGCCGGCGGCCATGTCTATCGCCAGGGCCTGGGCGAGTTTTTCCTCGACGATCTGTGGCGCTATGAGGCCGTGATCCAGGTGCCCACTCCGGCGGTGCAGCAGGCGCTGCTGAAGTTTCTGACGGCGCCCACGGTGCTGCGCCTGCAAAGCGAGCCTTACAGCATGATCAGCTATGCCTGGGGTTTGAAGTACCAGCAGTCCAACCAGTGGGCTACGGAAACGCTGGCCGCCGCCATGGAGCCTGCCGCCATCCAGAACCGGGCCCAGGCGCAGACCTGGCTGCAGGCCAGGGGTTATGAGCCCAGCACTCTCATCATCCGGGCTTTTTCGCGTCTGGGCGGACGCATGACGGCGGCCAATATCGCTTTCGACGATCACCCCAATGACAAGCGCTATGCCAGCCGCATCGAGACGGTGACCGTGGATTCCGTCACCCAGTGGCTGCAGCGCGCCCAGCTGGCGGCTCCCGTGCGCACGGTGCAATGA
- a CDS encoding helix-turn-helix transcriptional regulator: MSTTADLITALKKELKAAQMTYADLAKSIGMAESSVKRMLAKGDMPLTRIDEICRALHLDFADLARSVADSRPLLQQISREQEVSVVADRKLLLTAICVLSQWTLEQIVTTYRISETEGIGYLAQLDRIGIIELRPGNRYKLRLAKTFRWQTNGPVMDFFRENAVLDYFGGHFSDEDETMLLVHGSIAPHLAPSFVERIQRIGQDFSQQHLQDQRLAPSKTEGYTLVLGMRKWELPAFASLRR; this comes from the coding sequence ATGAGCACGACTGCAGACCTCATCACCGCCCTCAAGAAGGAACTCAAGGCCGCGCAGATGACTTATGCCGATCTGGCCAAGTCCATAGGCATGGCGGAATCCAGCGTCAAGCGCATGCTGGCCAAGGGCGATATGCCCCTGACCCGCATCGATGAGATCTGCCGCGCCCTGCACCTGGACTTTGCCGATCTGGCACGCAGCGTGGCCGACAGCCGCCCGCTGCTGCAGCAGATCTCGCGCGAGCAGGAAGTCTCGGTGGTAGCCGACCGCAAGCTGCTGCTCACCGCCATCTGCGTGCTCAGCCAGTGGACGCTGGAGCAAATCGTCACCACCTACCGCATCTCGGAAACCGAGGGCATCGGCTATCTGGCCCAGCTGGACCGCATAGGCATCATCGAGCTGCGCCCCGGCAATCGCTACAAGCTGCGCCTGGCCAAGACTTTTCGCTGGCAGACCAATGGGCCGGTCATGGATTTCTTCCGCGAAAACGCAGTGCTGGATTATTTTGGCGGCCACTTTTCCGATGAGGACGAGACCATGCTGCTGGTCCATGGCTCGATTGCCCCGCATCTGGCACCCAGCTTTGTGGAGCGCATTCAGCGCATAGGCCAGGATTTCTCGCAGCAACATCTTCAGGACCAGCGCCTGGCACCCAGCAAGACCGAGGGCTACACCCTGGTGCTGGGCATGCGCAAATGGGAGCTGCCGGCCTTTGCCAGCTTGCGGCGCTGA
- a CDS encoding MarR family transcriptional regulator, with protein sequence MATKKTLPTVATPDVPGREAGLSHDDHQAVRLWLRLLTCSTQIEQVIRSNLRTQFATTLPRFDYLAQLSRFPQGLRMKTLSEYLMVTGGNVTGLTDQLVAEGWVERVADDEDRRSMIVRLTRRGKKQFAAMATAHEQWLEQLLAPLGLKSSRELYEQLGKLRLILAGNQAS encoded by the coding sequence ATGGCCACCAAGAAAACTCTGCCCACTGTTGCCACACCGGATGTACCGGGCCGCGAAGCGGGTCTGTCGCATGACGACCACCAGGCCGTGCGCCTGTGGCTGCGCCTGCTCACCTGCAGCACGCAGATTGAACAGGTGATACGCAGCAATCTGCGCACCCAGTTCGCCACCACGCTGCCGCGCTTTGATTACCTGGCCCAGCTCAGCCGCTTTCCCCAGGGGCTGCGCATGAAGACGCTGTCGGAGTATCTGATGGTGACCGGCGGCAATGTGACGGGGTTGACGGATCAGCTGGTCGCCGAAGGCTGGGTGGAACGCGTGGCCGACGACGAAGACCGTCGTTCCATGATCGTGCGACTGACGCGCCGTGGCAAAAAGCAGTTCGCCGCCATGGCCACTGCCCATGAGCAGTGGCTGGAGCAGCTGCTGGCGCCGCTGGGCCTGAAAAGCTCGCGCGAGCTTTATGAGCAACTGGGAAAACTGAGGCTGATACTGGCGGGAAACCAGGCGTCTTGA
- a CDS encoding diguanylate cyclase, which translates to MVITTEPLRTNSLPARPHEPGRLLVDHWAYALALAGFAGSGALLVAAVLTGHWGWVDLGWLMGLWLAMGLGWILLSPPRWRLLGWGALQTLAATALLILQPELVWLALSIGLSGGALMLWGQGLRLSRTGALLALISGLLLVVGAALQMFFLAAPALLHDGLQLAALLLPVLLHAVLAMGAVQQLHRQLRLQKLQMLALEQQCRSLDEDRLRLQQQLREQGAAAGTDALTGVDNFARSLDAINLLRERHARKVEPFCVVLLELDPWIAKSPVAEQPNRPSLNDKLQLMLSGLLITQLRALDHVGRYHHNAFLLVLEDTNAMHAIAVLHRIRDSMRHGQWGEARSLNAAAKQGLTLTMAVAEYRSGETAEQMFERAEAALQHGHASGYDQIVVAGSNH; encoded by the coding sequence ATGGTGATCACCACAGAACCCTTACGGACTAACTCCCTGCCCGCACGGCCGCATGAGCCTGGACGGCTGTTGGTGGACCATTGGGCTTACGCGCTGGCGCTGGCCGGGTTTGCCGGCTCAGGCGCTTTGTTGGTCGCAGCTGTTTTGACGGGGCACTGGGGCTGGGTCGACTTGGGCTGGCTCATGGGGCTGTGGCTGGCCATGGGTCTGGGATGGATTTTGCTTTCACCGCCCCGATGGCGGCTTCTGGGCTGGGGCGCACTGCAGACCCTGGCCGCCACCGCCTTGCTGATACTGCAACCTGAGCTGGTCTGGCTGGCGCTATCCATAGGTCTGTCTGGCGGTGCCTTGATGCTCTGGGGCCAGGGCTTGAGACTGAGTCGCACCGGCGCGCTGCTGGCCTTGATCAGCGGCTTGCTGTTGGTGGTGGGGGCGGCACTGCAGATGTTTTTCCTGGCTGCGCCTGCGCTTTTGCACGACGGTTTGCAACTGGCGGCGCTGTTGTTGCCCGTGCTGCTGCACGCGGTGCTGGCAATGGGGGCCGTGCAGCAACTTCATAGACAGTTGCGGTTGCAGAAGCTGCAGATGCTGGCGCTTGAGCAGCAGTGCCGTTCGCTGGATGAAGACCGGCTGCGCCTGCAGCAGCAGTTGCGCGAGCAGGGGGCGGCGGCAGGTACCGATGCGCTGACCGGTGTGGATAACTTTGCCCGCTCGCTAGACGCGATCAACCTATTGCGTGAACGCCATGCTCGCAAGGTGGAGCCGTTTTGCGTGGTACTGCTGGAACTGGACCCGTGGATAGCCAAGTCCCCTGTGGCAGAACAGCCCAACCGTCCCTCATTGAACGACAAGCTGCAGCTGATGCTCAGCGGCCTGCTCATCACCCAGCTGCGTGCCCTGGATCATGTGGGGCGCTATCACCACAATGCTTTTTTGCTGGTACTGGAGGACACCAACGCCATGCATGCGATTGCGGTCCTGCATCGTATTCGCGACAGCATGCGCCATGGGCAGTGGGGCGAGGCGCGCAGCCTCAACGCGGCGGCCAAGCAGGGGCTGACGCTGACCATGGCCGTGGCCGAGTACCGCAGCGGCGAGACGGCCGAGCAGATGTTCGAGCGCGCCGAGGCCGCGTTGCAGCACGGCCATGCCAGCGGTTATGACCAGATCGTGGTGGCTGGCTCGAACCACTGA
- the tgt gene encoding tRNA guanosine(34) transglycosylase Tgt has product MLQFDLLKTDPTSHARRGALTLNHGVVQTPIFMPVGTYGTVKGVMPRSLEEMGAQIILGNTFHLWMRPGLDIMKSFGGLHGFEKWNKPILTDSGGFQVWSLGAMRKITEEGVHFQSPVNGDKLFMSPEVSMQIQTVLNSDIVMQLDECTPYETNGKKTTEAEARKSMEMSRRWAKRSKDEFERLENPNALFGIVQGGMFLNLREESLQGLLEMDFPGYAVGGVSVGEPKDEMLEIMAHTPHLLPAHKPRYLMGVGTPEDLVQGVADGVDMFDCVMPTRNARNGTIFTRYGDLKLRNARHKVDHQPIDTTCTCHACAGSSGVSWDDGGRDGFSRAYLHHLDRCGEMLGPMLTTIHNLHYYLNLMQEVRNALDAGTFEQFRAQFKADRARGV; this is encoded by the coding sequence ATGCTGCAGTTTGACCTCCTCAAGACCGACCCGACCAGCCACGCCCGCCGTGGTGCGCTCACGCTCAACCACGGCGTGGTGCAGACCCCCATCTTCATGCCCGTGGGCACCTATGGCACCGTCAAGGGGGTGATGCCGCGCAGCCTGGAGGAAATGGGCGCGCAGATCATTCTGGGCAATACCTTCCACCTGTGGATGCGCCCCGGCCTGGACATCATGAAGTCCTTTGGCGGCCTGCACGGTTTCGAGAAGTGGAACAAGCCGATTCTCACGGACTCGGGCGGCTTCCAGGTCTGGTCGCTGGGTGCCATGCGCAAGATCACCGAGGAAGGCGTGCACTTCCAAAGCCCCGTCAACGGCGACAAGCTGTTCATGTCGCCCGAAGTCAGCATGCAGATCCAGACCGTGCTGAACTCCGACATCGTCATGCAGCTGGACGAATGCACGCCCTACGAGACCAACGGCAAGAAGACCACCGAAGCCGAGGCGCGTAAATCCATGGAGATGAGCCGCCGCTGGGCCAAGCGCTCCAAGGACGAGTTCGAGCGCCTGGAAAACCCCAACGCCCTGTTCGGCATCGTGCAAGGCGGCATGTTCCTCAATCTGCGCGAAGAATCGCTGCAGGGCCTGCTGGAGATGGACTTCCCCGGCTATGCGGTCGGCGGCGTTTCCGTGGGCGAGCCCAAGGACGAGATGCTGGAGATCATGGCCCACACGCCGCATCTGCTGCCCGCCCACAAGCCCCGCTACCTGATGGGCGTGGGCACGCCCGAAGATCTGGTGCAAGGCGTGGCCGACGGTGTGGACATGTTTGACTGCGTGATGCCCACCCGCAATGCGCGCAACGGCACCATCTTTACCCGCTACGGCGACCTGAAGCTGCGCAACGCCCGCCACAAGGTGGACCACCAGCCCATCGATACCACCTGCACCTGTCACGCCTGCGCGGGCAGCAGCGGCGTGAGCTGGGACGATGGCGGCCGCGACGGCTTCAGCCGCGCCTATCTGCACCATCTGGACCGCTGTGGCGAAATGTTGGGCCCCATGCTGACCACCATCCACAATCTGCACTACTACCTGAACCTGATGCAGGAAGTGCGCAACGCCCTGGATGCCGGCACGTTTGAGCAGTTCCGCGCCCAATTCAAGGCAGACAGAGCCCGCGGCGTCTGA
- a CDS encoding zinc ribbon domain-containing protein produces the protein MSKSLRLPEKWFRRGLWLVAAAFAFFLIGLGSLVVGNLPQVERPLEVEAFIPEADAQRVRAQIEQAQAQANLADMARDKAQLRFEAERARYQSARETFDNWVATRRATERPEQDTELIARSKALDALKQSENRTRQELEKQEQTHLEASQALSNAQSEMSQLRDAAYPQWQSAMRAIELRVFLYRLALTLPLLVAAGWLFAKKRKSTWWPFVWGFIFFALFAFFVELVPYLPDYGGYVRYIVGIVVTVLLGRYAIVALNRYLEKQKLQEALPENKRREELSYDVALERLAKSVCAGCERPVDLKNTEIDFCPHCGIGLFDHCGHCNTRKSAFSRFCHACGVPARKLLPRQDEEPASAALTPEPPPQHGSP, from the coding sequence ATGAGTAAATCCTTGCGATTGCCCGAAAAATGGTTTCGCCGTGGCCTGTGGCTGGTGGCGGCGGCTTTTGCGTTCTTCCTGATCGGGCTGGGCAGTCTGGTCGTGGGCAATTTGCCCCAGGTGGAGCGCCCCCTGGAAGTGGAGGCCTTCATCCCCGAGGCCGATGCCCAGCGCGTGCGTGCCCAGATCGAGCAGGCGCAGGCACAGGCCAATCTGGCGGACATGGCGCGGGACAAGGCCCAGCTGCGGTTTGAGGCCGAGCGCGCGCGCTACCAATCGGCCCGCGAAACCTTCGATAACTGGGTGGCCACGCGCCGCGCCACCGAGCGCCCCGAGCAGGATACGGAACTGATCGCCCGTTCCAAGGCGTTGGATGCGCTCAAACAGTCCGAGAACCGGACGCGCCAGGAGCTGGAAAAGCAGGAGCAGACGCATCTGGAGGCCTCGCAAGCGCTCTCCAATGCGCAAAGCGAAATGAGCCAGCTGCGCGATGCCGCGTATCCGCAGTGGCAGTCGGCCATGCGCGCCATCGAGCTGCGCGTCTTCCTCTATCGCCTGGCTCTGACCCTGCCTTTGCTGGTGGCTGCGGGCTGGCTGTTTGCCAAAAAGCGCAAGAGCACCTGGTGGCCGTTTGTCTGGGGCTTCATCTTCTTTGCCCTGTTCGCCTTTTTTGTGGAGCTGGTGCCTTATCTGCCGGACTATGGCGGCTATGTGCGCTACATCGTGGGCATTGTGGTCACGGTGCTGTTGGGGCGCTATGCCATCGTGGCGCTCAACCGCTATCTGGAAAAGCAGAAGCTGCAGGAAGCCCTGCCCGAGAACAAGCGCCGCGAAGAACTCAGCTATGACGTGGCGCTGGAGCGCCTGGCCAAAAGCGTGTGCGCGGGCTGCGAGCGGCCGGTGGATCTCAAGAACACCGAGATCGACTTCTGCCCGCATTGCGGCATTGGCCTGTTCGATCACTGCGGCCACTGCAATACCCGCAAGAGCGCCTTCAGCCGTTTTTGCCATGCTTGTGGTGTGCCGGCTCGCAAGCTGCTGCCCAGGCAGGATGAAGAGCCTGCAAGCGCGGCCCTAACGCCAGAGCCGCCGCCGCAGCACGGCAGCCCTTAA
- a CDS encoding DUF3047 domain-containing protein: MRHIIRTIPRRRTPWRTPLAAALAAFTLQAGLAQSPSPAPFSKMAAGALPAPWHFASLPNKTPTEFGIVQLNGENVLRVSTKDAYGNMVHPLHQQGSAAMQLQWRWRVDELVGKADIRSRSGDDAALKLCVSFDFDRSQLGFGERTKLRLGKISTGEDIPAETLCYLWDNKQPVGTQLHNAFTHRMRFIVLQSGSAHQGQWMTEQRNLAADYAQAFGDESSAMPELIGITVSADSDNTHGSGLAYMGDIRLQP; encoded by the coding sequence ATGAGGCACATCATTCGGACCATCCCTCGCCGCCGCACACCGTGGCGAACGCCGCTTGCCGCCGCACTGGCCGCCTTCACGCTGCAAGCCGGTCTGGCGCAAAGCCCCAGCCCCGCGCCCTTCTCGAAAATGGCTGCGGGTGCGCTGCCCGCGCCCTGGCACTTCGCTAGCCTGCCCAACAAGACGCCTACCGAGTTCGGCATCGTCCAGCTCAATGGCGAGAACGTGCTGCGCGTGAGCACCAAGGATGCCTACGGCAACATGGTTCATCCCCTGCACCAGCAGGGCAGCGCAGCCATGCAGCTGCAGTGGCGCTGGCGCGTGGACGAGCTTGTCGGCAAGGCCGATATCCGAAGCCGCTCGGGCGACGATGCGGCGCTCAAGCTCTGCGTGTCTTTCGACTTCGACCGCTCCCAGCTGGGTTTTGGTGAACGCACCAAGCTGCGCCTGGGCAAGATCAGCACCGGCGAAGACATTCCAGCCGAGACGCTGTGCTACCTCTGGGACAACAAGCAGCCCGTGGGCACGCAGCTGCACAACGCGTTTACCCACCGCATGCGCTTCATCGTGCTGCAAAGCGGTAGCGCCCATCAGGGCCAGTGGATGACGGAGCAGCGCAATCTGGCCGCCGACTACGCCCAGGCCTTTGGCGACGAATCCAGCGCCATGCCCGAGCTGATTGGTATCACCGTCTCTGCCGACTCGGACAACACCCACGGCAGCGGTCTGGCCTATATGGGTGATATCCGCCTGCAGCCCTGA
- a CDS encoding MFS transporter — protein sequence MNSTQTEQTAPAAHPNQFALLGQRRFAPFFWTQFAGAGNDNLFKFAFTVMVTYQLSVSWLPPSLAGLVIGALFTLPYLLFSATSGQLTDKWDKTRMFRLVKNLEIAIMLIAAWGFINAHVPVLLLCVFLMGLHSTLFGPVKFAYLPQVLNDRELTGGNGMVEMGTFVAILLGQVAGGLLVAVPQVGHTQVAIACVSIAVLGRICAQFIPHAPATDPDLVINWNPFTETWRNLKLAHEQPVVFRSLLGISWMWFFGAVFLSQFPSFAKEVLHGDEHVASLLLVIFSVGIGIGSLLCEVFSRRQVEIGLVPLGAIGMSVFAIDLFFATRSLPASELMGVGAFFAQHQHWRVMFDLGMLALSAGIYSVPMYALIQMRSQPTHRARIIAANNILNALFMIASAVLAGALLAAGCSIPQVFLITGIANALVALYVFLLVPEYLLRFVAWIITHFVYRFKVRGEENIPHDGPAVLVCNHVSFVDAILLMAASPRPIHFVMDHRIFKTPVLGWLFRLAKAIPVASQKEDPAVYQAAFASAAQVLREGDLLAIFPEGGITSDGQLQPFKAGIMKILEQAHADGLQVPVVPMALGNLWGSYFSRIEVRGGKNVAMVKPLRRGWLNRVSLQAGPAVPSGEATPGLLQQRVAQLMQN from the coding sequence ATGAATTCAACGCAGACCGAACAGACGGCGCCTGCCGCCCATCCCAACCAGTTTGCACTGCTGGGTCAGCGGCGCTTTGCGCCGTTTTTCTGGACGCAGTTTGCCGGAGCCGGCAATGACAATCTGTTCAAGTTCGCCTTCACGGTGATGGTGACTTACCAGCTCAGCGTCTCCTGGCTGCCGCCTTCGCTGGCCGGGCTGGTGATTGGCGCACTGTTCACACTGCCCTATCTGCTGTTCTCGGCCACCTCGGGGCAGCTCACGGACAAGTGGGACAAGACCCGCATGTTCCGCCTGGTCAAGAATCTGGAAATCGCCATCATGCTGATTGCCGCATGGGGCTTTATCAACGCCCATGTGCCGGTGCTGCTGCTGTGCGTGTTCCTGATGGGGCTGCATTCCACGCTGTTTGGTCCCGTCAAGTTTGCCTATCTGCCCCAGGTGCTCAACGACAGAGAGCTGACCGGCGGCAACGGCATGGTGGAAATGGGCACGTTCGTGGCCATTTTGCTGGGCCAGGTGGCTGGCGGTCTGCTGGTTGCCGTGCCCCAGGTTGGTCATACCCAGGTGGCGATTGCCTGCGTGTCTATCGCGGTGCTGGGCCGCATCTGCGCGCAGTTCATTCCCCATGCGCCGGCGACCGATCCGGATCTGGTCATCAACTGGAATCCCTTCACCGAAACCTGGCGCAACCTCAAGCTGGCGCATGAGCAGCCCGTGGTGTTTCGCTCGCTGCTGGGCATCAGCTGGATGTGGTTCTTCGGCGCGGTGTTTCTGTCCCAGTTCCCCAGTTTCGCCAAGGAAGTGCTGCATGGCGACGAACATGTGGCTTCGCTGCTGCTGGTGATCTTCTCGGTGGGCATTGGCATTGGCTCGCTGTTGTGCGAGGTGTTCAGCCGCCGCCAGGTGGAAATCGGCCTGGTGCCGCTGGGCGCCATAGGCATGAGCGTGTTTGCCATCGATCTGTTCTTTGCCACGCGTTCCCTGCCGGCCTCCGAGCTGATGGGTGTGGGCGCCTTTTTTGCCCAGCACCAGCACTGGCGCGTGATGTTCGATCTGGGCATGCTGGCCCTGTCTGCCGGCATCTACAGCGTGCCCATGTATGCGCTGATCCAGATGCGCAGCCAGCCCACACACCGGGCGCGCATCATTGCGGCCAACAATATTCTGAATGCGCTGTTCATGATTGCCTCGGCCGTGCTGGCCGGCGCCTTGCTGGCGGCAGGTTGCAGCATTCCGCAGGTGTTTCTGATCACCGGCATCGCCAATGCGCTGGTGGCGCTGTATGTGTTCCTGCTGGTGCCCGAGTATCTGCTGCGCTTTGTGGCCTGGATCATCACCCACTTTGTCTACCGCTTCAAGGTGCGTGGCGAGGAGAACATCCCCCACGACGGCCCTGCGGTGCTGGTCTGCAATCACGTGAGCTTTGTGGATGCCATTTTGCTGATGGCAGCCAGCCCGCGTCCCATCCACTTCGTCATGGATCACCGCATCTTCAAGACGCCGGTGCTGGGCTGGCTGTTCCGCCTGGCCAAGGCGATTCCTGTGGCCTCGCAAAAGGAAGATCCGGCCGTGTATCAGGCCGCATTTGCCAGCGCCGCCCAGGTGCTGCGTGAAGGCGATCTGCTGGCCATCTTCCCCGAAGGCGGCATCACCTCCGATGGTCAGCTCCAGCCTTTCAAGGCCGGCATCATGAAAATTCTGGAGCAGGCCCATGCTGACGGGCTGCAAGTGCCCGTGGTGCCCATGGCGCTGGGCAATCTCTGGGGCTCGTATTTCAGCCGCATCGAAGTGCGCGGTGGCAAGAACGTGGCCATGGTCAAGCCGCTGCGCCGGGGCTGGCTCAACCGGGTGAGCCTGCAGGCCGGCCCGGCCGTGCCATCCGGCGAGGCCACGCCAGGCCTGCTGCAGCAGCGCGTGGCGCAGCTGATGCAGAACTGA